A genomic segment from Nicotiana sylvestris chromosome 1, ASM39365v2, whole genome shotgun sequence encodes:
- the LOC104230767 gene encoding serine/threonine-protein kinase haspin homolog, giving the protein MTSRAADLWAELIVAEKLQFDCPSDQPQEPNFAVVYRRQKSHIIPQDADRRLSNSTSSYENRLSFLPVKRISWNRSLSTRGRTSVAATVCAELHPQKRKPGRKAKPPLPRGKKVEAANYDKERAYFQEVDDFELMVESPSPNKCATWTTGIQTDAIIISRLSSVLQKWLISKKLNHTYAPPASLSKILETPASRKESACGVIYGSANVKTPEKKSLQVPSGLYSTQNKHFGSRDEDVSGGRPLSETGIGEICPMDEGGYEDIEVGVSKLSLTSRPSSVDAHTWDPFLALLAACGQSAPLTLLEILSKYCEPQTIAKVGEGTFGEAFKVGENVFKIVPFDGDLRVNGEIQKKSEELLEEVILSGTLNSLRAHEGHLLNSCSTFIQTMDMRVCQGHYDASLLKAWEDWDGKHGSENDHPKEFPEKQCYVVFVQEHGGKDLESFVLLNFNEAKSLLAQITLALAVSEAAYEFEHRDLHWGNILLRRKGLDTVQFTLEGNEIHVRTYGLLVSIIDFTLSRINTGEDILFLDLSSDPELFEGPKGDKQSDTYRKMRDVTGEFWEGSFPKTNVLWLQYLVDILLLKKSYERTSKDERDLRSLKKRLNSYGSAREATSDVFFSDLFVIFQH; this is encoded by the exons ATGACTTCTCGAGCGG CTGATTTGTGGGCAGAACTCATAGTTGCTGAAAAACTTCAATTTGATTGTCCCTCCGATCAACCTCAGGAACCAAATTTTGCTGTTGTATATCGACGCCAAAAATCCCATATTATTCCCCAAGATGCTGACAG GAGGCTATCAAATTCAACTTCTAGTTACGAGAATCGGCTGAGTTTTCTCCCTGTTAAACGAATCAGTTGGAATCGTTCTCTTTCTACTAG AGGGAGAACTAGTGTTGCTGCTACTGTATGTGCCGAATTACATCCTCAAAAAAGGAAGCCTGGACGAAAAGCAAAACCACCTCTTCCAAGG GGTAAAAAAGTTGAAGCCGCAAACTATGATAAAGAGAGAGCGTATTTTCAAGAAGTTGATGATTTCGAACTAATGGTAGAAAGCCCCTCCCCAAACAAATGCGCTACATGGACTACAGGCATCCAAACTGACGCTATCATTATATCACGTCTGTCCTCAGTTCTACAGAAATGGTTGATTTCTAAGAAACTTAACCATACCTATGCACCCCCAGCTTCACTATCGAAGATATTAGAAACCCCAGCCTCACGCAAAGAATCTGCTTGTGGAGTTATTTATGGATCCGCAAATGTGAAAACCCCTGAAAAAAAATCACTACAAGTTCCGTCTGGCTTGTACTCCACCCAGAACAAACACTTTGGTTCCAGAGATGAAGATGTGTCCGGAGGGCGGCCTTTATCAGAAACAGGCATTGGAGAAATATGTCCCATGGATGAGGGAGGTTATGAAGATATTGAAGTTGGTGTTAGTAAACTTTCTCTGACTTCCAGGCCGTCTTCAGTGGATGCTCACACTTGGGATCCATTTTTGGCTCTATTGGCAGCATGCGGACAGTCTGCTCCTTTAACACTACTGGAGATACTATCAAAGTATTG TGAGCCACAAACAATTGCCAAGGTGGGCGAAGGCACATTTGGTGAGGCCTTTAAGGTTGGCGAAAATGTCTTCAAAATTGTCCCATTTGATGGAGATTTACGAGTAAATGGAGAAATTCAAAAG AAATCAGAAGAACTACTTGAGGAGGTCATACTCTCTGGTACTCTCAATAGCTTAAGAGCTCATGAGGGTCATCTCCTGAATTCCTGTTCCACCTTTATACAGACAATGGA CATGAGGGTGTGCCAAGGCCATTATGATGCATCTCTATTAAAAGCGTGGGAAGACTGGGATGGGAAGCATGGTTCAGAAAATGATCATCCTAAGGAATTTCCAGAAAAACAG TGCTATgttgtctttgttcaagaacatgGAGGTAAGGATCTTGAGAGTTTTGTGCTCTTGAACTTTAACGAAGCGAAGAGTTTATTGGCCCAG ATAACTCTTGCTTTGGCTGTATCTGAAGCTGCATATGAATTTGAACATCGCGATTTGCACTG GGGAAATATTCTATTACGTCGGAAAGGTTTAGATACGGTGCAATTCACTCTAGAGGGAAATGAAATACATGTCAGAACATATGGATTATTGGTTTCGATAATTGACTTCACTCTTTCAAGGATAAATACAG GTGAAGACATACTTTTTCTGGACCTGTCATCAGACCCTGAACTCTTTGAAGGTCCAAAAGGAGATAAACAG TCTGATACATACAGGAAAATGAGAGATGTCACAGGCGAATTTTGGGAAGGAAG TTTCCCCAAGACAAATGTGCTGTGGCTACAATACTTGGTTGATATACTGCTGCTAAAGAAATCATAT GAAAGGACCTCCAAAGATGAGAGGGATCTACGCTCTCTAAAAAAGCGCCTAAATAGCTATGGTTCAGCAAGAGAAGCAACATCAGATGTTTTCTTTTCTGACTTGTTCGTCATATTCCAGCATTGA